One genomic window of Streptomyces sp. NBC_01498 includes the following:
- a CDS encoding MDR family NADP-dependent oxidoreductase produces MKIKKWVVRAHVEGTPDVDRIYEKVVEDIRVNLAPDEMLLKTRYVSVDPYLQGIALDTPLGDHMGADSIMEVLDAGPRAAHRPGDLVQGFGGWRSHVIANGAERLWQTGTFPMVFPAYRGLDPGWYDDALPLASALSSMGGPGMTAWGTLTTFLDVGPGDTLVISGASGAVGTLVGQLASLAGARVVGTTSSPRKADRLRGLGFDAVVVYRQGDSVSRVRDALGRAAPDGVDRYFDNLGGAVTDAVFTMLNVGSRVAVCWQWATQVGRDAVGPRLLPYLMFPRATVRGIFSLEWFTEEKWQALHTELGGRVRRGEVVCDHTLHHGFDRIPAAYGSLYHDREANLGKVLVEL; encoded by the coding sequence GTGAAGATCAAGAAATGGGTGGTCCGCGCCCACGTCGAGGGCACCCCCGACGTCGACCGGATCTACGAGAAGGTGGTCGAGGACATCCGGGTGAACCTCGCCCCCGACGAGATGCTGCTCAAGACCCGGTACGTGTCGGTCGACCCGTACCTCCAGGGCATCGCCCTGGACACCCCCCTCGGCGACCACATGGGCGCCGACTCGATCATGGAGGTGCTGGACGCCGGCCCGCGCGCCGCCCACCGGCCGGGCGACCTGGTCCAGGGCTTCGGCGGCTGGCGCTCCCACGTGATCGCCAACGGCGCGGAACGACTGTGGCAGACGGGGACGTTCCCGATGGTGTTCCCGGCCTACCGCGGGCTCGATCCGGGGTGGTACGACGACGCGCTGCCCCTCGCGTCCGCGCTCAGCTCCATGGGCGGCCCCGGCATGACGGCCTGGGGCACACTCACCACCTTCCTTGACGTCGGTCCGGGGGACACCCTCGTCATCAGCGGCGCCTCCGGAGCCGTCGGGACCCTGGTGGGCCAGCTGGCCTCGCTCGCCGGCGCCCGCGTGGTCGGTACGACATCGAGCCCGCGCAAGGCCGACCGGCTGCGCGGACTGGGATTCGACGCGGTCGTCGTCTACCGGCAGGGCGACAGCGTCTCGCGCGTCCGCGACGCGCTCGGGCGGGCCGCCCCCGACGGTGTCGACCGCTACTTCGACAACCTCGGCGGCGCCGTCACGGACGCCGTCTTCACCATGCTCAACGTCGGCAGCCGGGTCGCCGTGTGCTGGCAGTGGGCGACCCAGGTGGGGCGCGACGCGGTCGGGCCCCGGCTCCTGCCGTACCTCATGTTCCCGCGCGCGACCGTCCGGGGGATCTTCTCGCTGGAGTGGTTCACCGAGGAGAAGTGGCAGGCGCTCCACACCGAACTGGGCGGCCGGGTCCGGCGCGGCGAGGTCGTCTGCGACCACACCCTCCATCACGGCTTCGACCGCATCCCGGCCGCGTACGGGAGCCTCTACCACGACCGCGAGGCCAACCTCGGCAAGGTGCTGGTCGAGCTGTGA